The following are encoded in a window of Cucurbita pepo subsp. pepo cultivar mu-cu-16 chromosome LG12, ASM280686v2, whole genome shotgun sequence genomic DNA:
- the LOC111806694 gene encoding uncharacterized protein At1g51745-like — MGSSSEAKGIDSSVGGLVWVRRRNGSWWPGKILGLDELSESCLVSPRSGTPVKLLGREDASIDWYNLEKSKRVKAFRCGEYDECIEKAKASAANSCKKAVKYARREDAILHALELESALLGKDQLDFSYRTQKDESDGERDVLASESPPVSDSCEEEEEEEDEDEEEEKEEEEEEEEAIVTDDVSNSEDACPKKSNSEVNSDSAPEMSHSDIPSEELNHASSSKVLSEHRRRTPNDSEDDGTVGVKRMRGLEDLVMGSLANGKSHAVEQPEIVQQEDTSHCNANTGNCITNRNPPKIIHMYSSSLRRKRSPVATVQEFLKKKNRRRPLTKVLESTAMVSVPVICDQLPNTCSSPLWGTSDGKTSELDSELKRSNSLATINSSDGNGAAVSCDNEASIIASEMSKAKENEVSSIPENNSLDKLFDVPFVAEEKHVDGLSPTNPSSSGRSTVGSLGKLSGQSNPTGSLENEATKEPDSTTSVATRNDNTNQKIERGTSRWQLKGKRKSRHLSNYRKQDSKISLDMDDASGSCLAGKVDINGVGISPSASNCSLLAKSKKFAESQMDGLCEWGKQLSYRKPHTSEPKTEAKQLLDDSLVPQKLLPFRQSRFTIHSRYQMPEFYVRNYGANSVLYDVELEVKASYRPQHVPLVSLMSKLNGKAIVGHPLTVEIVEDGYCDSLLSRADTEPEGEEHRYATVKHTAPVRTQSKQSKQSPSQPGFSPSKSPRMKKTGHLCKKIRKLSSLTGNRHQNQLKRMVQKSNDHVITCIPLKVVFSRINEAVSGLTRPSHHALT; from the exons TGACTGGTACAATCTTGAGAAATCTAAGAGGGTGAAGGCATTCCGATGTGGAGAATACGATGAATGCATTGAGAAGGCAAAGGCTTCGGCAGCGAACTCGTGTAAGAAGGCTGTGAAATATGCCCGGAGAGAAGATGCAATTCTACATGCTCTTGAGCTTGAGAGTGCCCTTTTAGGCAAGGATCAGTTGGACTTCAGCTATAGGACTCAGAAAGATGAATCAGATGGCGAGCGTGATGTCTTAGCCAGTGAATCTCCTCCTGTATCTGATTcttgtgaagaagaagaagaggaagaagacgaagacgaagaggaagaaaaagaagaagaagaggaagaagaagaagccatcGTGACCGATGATGTGAGTAATTCTGAAGACGCTTGTCCAAAAAAGAGTAATTCTGAAGTGAACTCCGATTCTGCCCCTGAAATGTCTCATTCAGATATCCCTTCGGAAGAACTTAATCACGCCAGTTCCTCGAAGGTGCTATCTGAACATAGGAGGAGAACACCAAATGATTCGGAGGACGATGGAACGGTGGGTGTTAAGCGTATGAGAGGACTTGAAGATTTGGTTATGGGTTCATTGGCAAATGGGAAGTCTCATGCTGTAGAGCAGCCTGAAATAGTTCAACAAGAGGATACTTCTCATTGTAATGCGAATACTGGGAATTGTATAACTAATCGAAATCCCCCGAAGATTATTCATATgtattcatcatcattaagaCGAAAGAGATCACCAGTAGCAACTGTACAGGAattcttgaaaaagaaaaatcgcCGTCGGCCATTGACGAAGGTTTTGGAGAGCACAGCAATGGTATCGGTTCCAGTGATTTGCGATCAGCTTCCTAATACATGTAGTTCACCTCTATGGGGAACATCTGATGGTAAAACTTCTGAATTAGATTCTGAGTTAAAGAGAAGTAATTCGTTAGCAACTATCAATAGTTCGGATGGGAATGGCGCTGCAGTTTCTTGTGACAATGAAGCGTCGATAATTGCCTCTGAAATGTCTAAGGCAAAGGAAAATGAAGTCTCCAGTATACCCGAGAATAACTCTTTGGACAAGCTATTTGACGTGCCGTTTGTTGCAGAGGAGAAGCACGTTGACG GTCTTTCTCCTACAAATCCCTCTTCATCTGGTAGGTCGACGGTCGGTTCTTTAGGAAAGCTGTCCGGTCAAAGTAATCCAACTGGATCTTTGGAAAATGAGGCAACAAAGGAACCCGACTCCACAACTTCGGTTGCGACTCGTAACGATAATACTAACCAAAAGATCGAGAGAGGTACTTCGAGGTGGCAGTTAAAAGGGAAGAGGAAGTCAAGGCATTTAAGCAACTACAGAAAACAAGATTCAAAAATTTCCCTAGATATGGATGATGCATCTGGTTCTTGCTTGGCAGGTAAAGTAGATATCAATGGCGTTGGTATATCCCCATCTGCAAGTAATTGTAGCCTACTAGCTAAGTCCAAGAAATTTGCTGAAAGTCAGATGGATGGACTCTGTGAATGGGGTAAACAATTATCTTACAGGAAACCTCATACGAGTGAACCGAAAACAGAGGCGAAACAATTACTTGATGACTCTCTGGTACCTCAAAAACTGCTTCCTTTTCGCCAGTCCCGCTTTACGATTCATTCTCGATATCAGATGCCAGAATTTTACGTTAGAAACTACGGAGCTAATTCGGTATTATACGATGTTGAGCTTGAGGTGAAAGCTAGCTATAGGCCTCAGCATGTTCCATTGGTTTCTCTGATGAGCAAATTGAATGGTAAAGCCATAGTTGGTCATCCTCTCACAGTTGAAATTGTGGAAGATGGGTACTGCGATTCCTTGTTGAGCCGAGCAGATACTGAACCGGAAGGCGAGGAACACCGTTATGCAACAGTCAAGCACACTGCACCGGTGAGAACTCAATCAAAACAGTCGAAACAGTCGCCATCCCAACCTGGTTTCTCGCCCAGCAAATCGCCGAGAATGAAAAAAACCGGGCATTTATGTAAGAAGATCCGCAAACTATCTTCGCTGACAGGTAATCGACACCAAAATCAGCTGAAACGTATGGTACAGAAGTCTAACGACCATGTCATCACTTGCATCCCCCTTAAAGTAGTGTTTAGTCGGATAAATGAAGCAGTGAGCGGTTTAACCCGACCATCACACCATGCCTTAACATAA
- the LOC111807543 gene encoding anoctamin-like protein At1g73020 yields the protein MKVHPEEQTVFEVCLVVPKRKTKKEDATCDCVEVLENSFGKVGFIVERIDGVTDEFMKLAAPLEVLGKAAARLEMKKRTHIGMDLLFELDEVDAFVRQPDGSLFSWSERFRCYDHLIYGIVNENQSAVTLKCDEEEFQWKVGESLVRTLESKKIVKQIFPLHDEIRRKKLLGNWALNWWDLTGQPIDEVYSYFGAKIALYFAFLGMYTQWMLFPAALGLILQLVEFGSLRLLVLPIFFISIILWAIMFSQFWKRKNSALIARWQINYTFGGDPGYRLSGVDCTSLQVPVELIKDQEMDKRKEKEAFQKIEWFGRLRRVRNDAIVILSIICLQLPFELAYAHCYEVIQSDVIKFGLTVLYLFAIQYFTRLGAKMSVKLINCENYDNNEKRADSLVYKVFGLYFMQSYIGVFYHALLHRNFTTLRQVLVQRLLISEVLENVLENSLPYLKYSYRKYKVRSKKRREKGSPQGKILFTSRAEKEYLKPSYSASIGVELEDGLFDDCLELALQFGMIMMFASAFPLAFAFAALNNIAEIRTDALKLLAIYKRPFPRAATTIGAWLNIFQFLIVMSICTNCALLVWLYDQEGKWKIEPGLAAILVMEHVLLLLKFGFSRLVPEEPAWVKANRVKKAAQAQDIYSKQLLRTISGGEKALNNVKKTE from the exons ATGAAAGTCCATCCGGAAGAACAAACTGTATTTGAGGTATGCTTGGTAGTTCCGAAAAGGAAAACGAAGAAAGAAGATGCCACTTGTGACTGTGTGGAGGTGCTTGAAAATTCGTTTGGTAAGGTGGGTTTTATCGTTGAGAGAATTGATGGCGTCACTGACGAGTTCATGAAG TTGGCTGCTCCTCTGGAGGTATTAGGAAAGGCTGCTGCACGCctagaaatgaagaagaggaCTCATATTG GTATGGATTTGCTTTTTGAACTGGACGAGGTTGATGCTTTTGTGAGACAGCCCGATGGTTCACTCTTCAGTTGGAGTGAGCGATTTCGTTGCTATGATCACTTGATATATGGGATT GTAAATGAGAATCAGTCAGCTGTAACTCTTAAATGTGATGAAGAAGAATTTCAGTGGAAGGTTGGGGAGAGTTTGGTCCGTACATTGGAATCCAAGAAAATTGTCAAACAAATATTTCCTCTGCACG ACGAAATAAGGAGGAAGAAGCTCCTTGGAAATTGGGCACTTAACTGGTGGGACTTGACCGGCCAGCCTATTGATGAGGTGTATTCATATTTTGGTGCAAAG ATTGCACTCTACTTTGCATTCCTTGGAATGTATACACAATGGATGCTATTTCCAGCTGCACTTGGGCTTATACTGCAGTTAGTTGAGTTTGG GTCCTTGCGATTACTGGTCCTccctattttctttataagcATTATCTTATGGGCTATCATGTTTTCCCAGTTCTGGAAACGGAAAAACTCTGCCCTTATCGCCAG ATGGCAGATCAATTATACATTTGGAGGTGATCCAGGTTATAGACTTTCAGGCGTGGATTGTACCTCCCTACAAGTACCTGTAGAGCTCATAAAAGATCAGGAAatggataaaagaaaagagaaggaagcgtttcaaaaaattgaatgGTTTGGTCGACTTAGGCGAGTCAGAAATGATGCAATTGTCATCTTGAGCATTATATGCCTCCAGTTGCCTTTTGAGTTGGCATATGCTCATTGTTATGAGGTTATTCAGTCGGATGTTATCAA GTTTGGGTTGACTGTCTTGTACCTTTTTGCCATTCAATATTTCACGCGATTGGGAGCTAAGATGTCCGTGAAGCTCATTAACTGTGAAAACTATGATAACAATGAAAAAAGGGCTGATAGTTTGGTTTACAAG GTTTTTGGTCTTTATTTTATGCAATCCTATATTGGAGTCTTCTACCATGCCCTTCTGCACCGCAACTTTACAACTCTTCGTCAAGTTCTAGTACAACGCCTCCTTATATCTGAG GTGTTGGAAAATGTGTTGGAAAATTCCCTACCTTATCTCAAGTACAGCTATAGAAAATACAAAGTCCG GAGCAAGAAAAGACGTGAAAAAGGATCACCTCAAGGGAAAATCCTGTTCACTTCTCGGGCGGAGAAAGAATACCTGAAACCTTCTTATTCTGCGAGCATTGGCGTTGAGTTAGAAGATGGGCTTTTTGATG ATTGTTTGGAGTTAGCGTTGCAGTTCGGAATGATAATGATGTTTGCTTCTGCATTCCCTCTTGCATTTGCATTTGCTGCATTG AACAACATCGCAGAAATAAGAACAGATGCTCTGAAACTGCTAGCTATATACAAAAGACCCTTTCCCCGTGCAGCAACCACAATTGGTGCTTGGCTCAACATTTTTCAG TTTCTGATAGTGATGTCCATATGCACCAACTGCGCACTTCTTGTATGGCTATATGATCAGGAGGGGAAATGGAAGATTGAACCTGGACTTGCAGCCATTCTAGTTATGGAACATGTTCTCCTTTTGCTCAAGTTTGGCTTCTCTCGTTTAGTACCGGAG GAACCTGCATGGGTAAAAGCCAACCGTGTGAAGAAAGCCGCACAGGCGCAGGACATTTATTCAAAACAATTGTTAAGAACCATATCAGGTGGAGAAAAAGCTCTAAACAATGTAAAGAAAACTGAGTAG
- the LOC111807644 gene encoding ESCRT-related protein CHMP1B-like: MGNTEKLLNQIMELKFTSKSLQRQARKCEKEEKAEKLKIKKAMEKGNVDGARIYAENAIRKRTEQMNYLRLSSRLDAVVARLDTQAKMSTINKSMASIVKSLESSLATGNLQKMSENMDQFEKQFVNMEVQAEFMENAMAGSTSLSTPEGEVNSLMQQVADDYGLEVSVGLPQPASHAMPTKETEKVDEDDLTRRLAELKARG; this comes from the coding sequence ATGGGAAACACCGAGAAATTGTTGAATCAGATCatggaattgaaatttacTTCGAAGTCGCTGCAACGCCAAGCCAGGAAGTgcgagaaggaagagaaagcTGAGAAACTCAAGATCAAGAAGGCTATGGAGAAAGGAAATGTTGATGGAGCTCGAATTTACGCGGAGAACGCGATCCGTAAACGAACAGAACAGATGAACTATCTCCGCCTGTCTTCGAGGCTTGATGCTGTTGTGGCTCGGCTCGACACACAGGCTAAGATGTCCACGATTAACAAGTCCATGGCGTCGATCGTTAAGTCGTTGGAATCTTCTTTGGCGACTGGAAATTTGCAGAAGATGTCCGAAAATATGGACCAATTTGAGAAGCAGTTTGTGAATATGGAGGTTCAGGCCGAGTTTATGGAAAATGCAATGGCCGGATCTACGTCGCTCTCGACTCCGGAAGGAGAAGTCAACAGCTTGATGCAGCAGGTCGCGGATGATTACGGTCTGGAAGTCTCCGTCGGGCTACCGCAGCCGGCTTCACATGCAATGCCAACGAAGGAGACCGAGAAAGTTGACGAGGACGACTTAACGAGGCGCCTTGCAGAGCTCAAGGCCAGAGGTTAA